Below is a window of Yersinia kristensenii DNA.
ACTCCGACTCTTGTCGCAATAACTCAACTATTTCAGTCGCCGTCATTCTATTATTTGCCGCCTCAGCAGCCAGACGATCTAACCGGGATGAGCACTTATCAGCAACAAGGCGCATTCCCTCATGGCGGGCATTATTGAGCATTTCTGTCAGGCTGAATTTGCACGCAGGTGCTTCTTTTAAATCATTACGTTTCACTTTCATGTTGTTTGCTCCGAATTTAGGTAATAAAAATCCCCGGCCACCGATGGGAAGCCGTTGGTATTTATGGTGTTGGGTTAATTAATGCAGTTGTTGGGTAGTGCTGGCTGATGCACAAGAGTGGTTAATTTGCGTCAAGCCGTGGATCTCAATGGTTCTATTCCACCAGTTATTAATCATGCAGGTTAAAGAGCCTAATCCCAGCCAACCGGACATATGATAAATGGCGCGAATAGAGGCCAGCGCTTCGACCTGATCACTATTTGATTCAGCCTCACGGTATGCCCGACACCAAAATGCGGCATGAGCAGAAAACCATTGGTGTGGGTTGGTCAGATGAATGGTGTCATTAAACATAATTGGCTGTAATTCGACGTTGTTTCCCGCCAAACGACATTTACCCAAGAAGAATTGCGCGTAATTATGGGCTACGCCCCAATGGTTAAAGTCGTCTAACAGGCCATTTCTATCTACCGCTATTGCTTTCATCGTGTTCCCTTAATTATCGGTGTAATGCATATTGGCCATCGATTGGGCTGCAATCATTTCCGGGCCGTACGTTTTTACCGGTGCCGGTTGATTGTGCGATTTCCGGCTACTGTTGCTCTCTTTCACAAAATCCAACGTACCGACTTGGCCAAATGTATCTACCAACGCCCGTAGTCGCTGAATCCCTCGCTGCAACTGATGTAATTCTTCACGGGAAAAATCATCCCACAGATACCGGCAGTGCTCTGACTTCATACCTGCGGAGTGGAGTAAAATTCCCCGGTGCTGTGCCGGGAGCTTTTCCCATATCACCCTTGCCCGGCTGTGACTGCCGGTCACTTTGTTGCGGATAATGGCTATCCATTTGCTGTTATTGGCTGACATGCTTACCCCCTTAAACCCATCAAACGGAACCACCACCGGCGGCGTTTACCTTTAAAAATGGGCTTACGTGATTCCCCTAGAAACGTCACTCGGCTGGTACAAGGTTGCCAGCGCTGGCCGTTTGGTAATTCAATCCAGCCGTGGCCAAAATGGTTTAATTGTTGGCTGGGTGATTGTTGTTTCAGGTAGTTAGCGAATACTTTCATACATAAGTTCCTCAGTTCAGGCCCGGAACCAGCCCGCTGGCGCTGATAAAATCAACCGCTGCGGCCAGAGCT
It encodes the following:
- a CDS encoding DUF2732 family protein, whose product is MKVKRNDLKEAPACKFSLTEMLNNARHEGMRLVADKCSSRLDRLAAEAANNRMTATEIVELLRQESEFLNSQGGAAWN
- a CDS encoding phage filamentation protein Fil family protein, translating into MKVFANYLKQQSPSQQLNHFGHGWIELPNGQRWQPCTSRVTFLGESRKPIFKGKRRRWWFRLMGLRG